Proteins found in one Pelmatolapia mariae isolate MD_Pm_ZW linkage group LG7, Pm_UMD_F_2, whole genome shotgun sequence genomic segment:
- the etfa gene encoding electron transfer flavoprotein subunit alpha, mitochondrial yields MNRALNKSNLKHLTGLLQRFQSTLVIAEHNNEKLTPITLNAITAATKVGGEVSCLVAGTNCAKVAEEISKVKGVKKVLVAQHDSYKGGLPEELTPLILQTQKQFNFTHICAGASAFGKNLLPRVAAKLDVAPVSDIIEVKSSDTFVRTIYAGNALSTVKCNEPIKVFTIRGTCFEAAPTEGGGAASEEVSASSPVGISEWLKQSLTKSDRPELTSAKVVVSGGRGLKSGENFKLLYDLADKLNAAVGASRAAVDAGYVPNDMQVGQTGKIVAPELYIAVGISGAIQHLAGMKDSKTIVAINKDPEAPIFQVADYGLVADLFKAVPEMTEALSK; encoded by the exons ATGAACAGAGCTCTTAACAAATCAAATCTGAAACATTTG ACTGGTCTTCTGCAGAGGTTTCAAAGCACCTTGGTCATTGCAgagcacaacaatgaaaaattAACTCCTATTACCCTCAATGCCATTACGGCTGCTACTAAAGTGGGAGGAGAGGTGTCCTGTCTGGTCGCTGGAACAAACTGTGCAAAG gtTGCAGAGGAAATCAGCAAAGTGAAAGGTGTGAAGAAGGTCCTGGTGGCCCAACATGATTCTTACAAAGGTGGCCTACCAG aGGAGTTGACTCCACTTATCCTGCAGACACAAAAGCAGTTCAACTTCACTCACATCTGTGCTGGTGCCTCAGCTTTCGGAAAG AACCTGCTTCCCAGAGTGGCTGCCAAGTTGGACGTCGCCCCAGTTTCAGATATTATTGAAGTCAAATCTTCAGATACTTTTGTTAGGACCATCTATGCAG GAAATGCCCTCAGCACTGTGAAATGCAACGAGCCGATCAAGGTCTTCACCATCAGAGGGACTTGCTTTGAAGCAGCTCCAACAGAGGGAGGGGGTGCTGCATCAGAAGAAG TGTCTGCTTCCTCTCCGGTTGGAATTTCTGAGTGGCTGAAACAGAGTCTGACAAAGAGTGACCGTCCAGAGCTGACAAGTGCTAAAGTTGTGGTGTCAGGAG GTAGGGGCTTGAAGAGTGGAGAAAACTTCAAGTTGCTTTATGACCTTGCAGATAAACTGAATGCTGCAG TTGGTGCATCCAGAGCTGCAGTGGATGCTGGCTACGTCCCTAATGACATGCAGGTTGGACAGACTGGCAAAATTGTAGCACCG GAGTTGTACATTGCTGTTGGTATCTCAGGAGCAATCCAGCACCTGGCAGGAATGAAGGATAGCAAG aCTATTGTTGCTATCAACAAGGACCCTGAAGCTCCTATTTTCCAGGTGGCTGACTACGGTTTGGTAGCCGATCTTTTCAAA gcTGTTCCTGAGATGACTGAAGCTCTCAGCAAGTGA
- the isl2a gene encoding LOW QUALITY PROTEIN: insulin gene enhancer protein isl-2a (The sequence of the model RefSeq protein was modified relative to this genomic sequence to represent the inferred CDS: inserted 1 base in 1 codon), with protein sequence MIFVFSPPLGGGIQVYHPGRDGLFCPSAPLLPPSVALXLGYFSCMVDILLNTSFLDDMGDHSKKKSGIAMCVGCGSQIHDQYILRVSPDLEWHAACLKCAECNQHLDETCTCFVRDGKTYCKRDYARLFGIKCAKCNMGFCSSDLVMRARDNVYHMECFRCSVCSRHLLPGDEFSLRDDELLCRADHGLMMERASAGSPLSPGNIHNRPLHISDPVSVRHPPHHRNHVHKPSEKTTRVRTVLNEKQLHTLRTCYNANPRPDALMKEQLVEMTGLSPRVIRVWFQNKRCKDKKKSILMKQLQQQQHNDKTNLQGLTGTPLVAGSPIRHDNTVQGNPVEVQSYQPPWKTLSDFALQTDLDQPAFQQLVSFSEAGSLGNSSGSDVTSLSSQLPDTPNSMVPSPVDT encoded by the exons ATgatctttgttttctctccaCCTCTCGGAGGAGGAATACAAGTTTATCATCCGGGACGGGACGGTCTCTTCTGcccctctgctcctcttcttcctccgtCTGTCGCCT CACTCGGCTATTTCTCCTGTATGGTGGATATCCTGCTCAACACTTCTTTCTTGGATGATATGGGGGATCATTCAAAAA AGAAGTCAGGAATCGCAATGTGTGTGGGCTGTGGAAGTCAGATACACGACCAGTACATCCTGAGAGTGTCCCCGGACCTGGAGTGGCACGCAGCCTGCCTCAAGTGTGCAGAGTGCAACCAGCATCTGGACGAGACCTGCACTTGCTTCGTCCGAGACGGAAAGACTTACTGTAAAAGAGATTATGCAAG GTTATTTGGCATCAAATGTGCAAAGTGTAACATGGGCTTCTGTAGCAGCGACCTGGTGATGAGAGCCCGGGACAATGTGTATCACATGGAGTGCTTTCGGTGCTCGGTGTGCAGCCGACACCTCCTGCCGGGGGACGAGTTCTCCCTGCGGGACGACGAGCTGCTGTGCCGGGCGGACCACGGCTTGATGATGGAGAGGGCCTCAGCAGGGAGCCCGCTGAGCCCGGGGAACATTCACAACAGACCGCTACACATCTCAG ATCCAGTTTCGGTCCGGCACCCTCCACATCACCGGAACCACGTCCACAAGCCGTCCGAGAAGACCACCAGAGTGCGGACGGTGCTCAACGAGAAGCAGCTCCACACACTGCGGACCTGCTACAATGCCAATCCGAGACCGGACGCTCTGATGAAGGAGCAGCTGGTGGAGATGACCGGCCTGAGCCCCAGGGTGATCCGCGTCTGGTTTCAGAACAAGCGCTGCAAAGACAAGAAGAAGTCCATCCTGATGAAacagcttcagcagcagcagcacaacgACAAAACC AATCTGCAGGGCCTGACAGGCACACCTCTGGTGGCAGGCAGTCCTATCCGGCACGACAACACCGTGCAGGGGAATCCTGTGGAGGTGCAGTCCTACCAGCCTCCATGGAAAACCCTCAGCGACTTCGCCCTGCAGACCGATCTCGACCAGCCTGCTTTCCAACAACTG GTGTCTTTCTCCGAAGCGGGCTCTCTGGGGAACTCCTCGGGCAGTGATGTGACCTCTCTGTCGTCTCAGTTGCCGGACACTCCGAATAGTATGGTGCCGAGTCCCGTGGACACGTGA